In a genomic window of Magnolia sinica isolate HGM2019 chromosome 14, MsV1, whole genome shotgun sequence:
- the LOC131225839 gene encoding xylan glycosyltransferase MUCI21, which translates to MVHHHHRCHQAQKEEDPTSHTVLVVDFGNASYKRTRPKLIRLLFFFCLFSCSLVFAPRLFNSYSSLPFFYSLETQSLQENGVFLASEEKRNAPICSSISHGEICCDRSGFRSDVCFMKGDVRTHSPTSSIFLYSSSNNATMNSQEESEEKIERVKPYTRKWETSIMDTIDELRLISRNGNEGDDLHSCQVSHSVPAIFFSTGGYTGNVYHEFNDGILPLYITSKKFNRKVVFVMLEYHNWWITKYGDILSRLSDYPPIDFTHDKTVHCFPEAIVGLRIHNELTVDSSLMPDNQTIQDFRQLLDEAYKPRIRGLIQEEESQAKEPSTKEEERKFEKRPKLVILSRNGSRAIINERDVVGLAEEIGFRVEVLQPTPSTELAKIYRALNSCEVMVGVHGAAMTHFLFMRPGSVFVQVVPLGTEWAAQTYYGDPAMKLGLKYIGYGITPKESTLYGEYKKDDPVLRDPRSVNAKGWQWTKRVYLDGQNVKLDLRRFRKRLVQAYEHSILKRGRWRDRRQQW; encoded by the exons ATGGTCCACCATCACCACCGTTGCCATCAGGCCCAAAAGGAAGAAGACCCAACATCCCACACGGTCCTTGTTGTGGACTTCGGGAACGCCAGTTACAAGAGAACAAGGCCCAAACTCATccgtctcctcttcttcttttgccTCTTCTCTTGCAGCCTCGTCTTCGCTCCTCGCCTCTTCAACTCCTActcttctctccctttcttct ATTCTTTGGAAACACAGAGCTTGCAAGAAAATGGAGTGTTCCTTGCTTCAGAAGAAAAGAGAAACGCCCCCATCTGCTCTTCTATCTCCCATG GTGAAATTTGCTGTGACAGAAGTGGTTTTCGCTCTGATGTTTGTTTCATGAAAGGCGATGTTAGAACTCATTCTCCAACATCCTCCATTTTCCTCTACTCTTCCAGTAACAATGCAACCATGAATTCCCAAGAAGAATCAGAAGAAAAGATCGAACGGGTCAAGCCTTATACTCGGAAATGGGAGACGAGCATCATGGACACTATTGATGAGCTCCGTCTGATATCTAGAAATGGTAATGAAGGTGATGATCTTCATTCTTGCCAAGTGAGTCACTCGGTTCCGGCGATCTTCTTCTCTACTGGAGGATACACTGGCAATGTCTACCATGAATTCAATGATGGCATCCTCCCTCTCTACATCACTTCGAAGAAATTCAATCGGAAAGTGGTCTTCGTCATGCTCGAGTACCACAATTGGTGGATTACCAAATACGGCGACATCCTTTCCCGTCTGTCTGACTACCCTCCGATTGATTTCACCCACGATAAGACTGTCCATTGCTTTCCCGAAGCGATCGTCGGTCTCAGAATCCACAACGAGCTTACCGTGGATTCTTCACTGATGCCTGACAACCAGACAATTCAAGATTTCCGCCAACTGCTCGATGAGGCCTATAAGCCGCGGATCAGAGGATTAATCCAAGAAGAGGAATCGCAAGCAAAAGAACCGTCCACcaaagaagaggagaggaagtTTGAGAAGAGGCCAAAGCTTGTGATCCTATCACGAAATGGGTCGCGGGCGATCATTAACGAGAGGGATGTGGTAGGATTGGCAGAGGAGATCGGGTTCCGAGTGGAAGTGCTCCAGCCCACACCTTCAACAGAGCTAGCGAAGATTTACCGAGCACTTAACTCATGTGAGGTGATGGTTGGTGTCCACGGCGCTGCGATGACACATTTTCTATTCATGAGGCCTGGATCGGTGTTTGTTCAAGTGGTCCCACTTGGGACTGAATGGGCTGCTCAGACATACTATGGGGACCCAGCGATGAAGCTCGGTCTGAAGTACATTGGCTATGGAATAACTCCGAAGGAGAGTACATTGTATGGGGAATACAAGAAGGATGATCCAGTGCTTAGAGATCCAAGGAGCGTGAATGCAAAGGGATGGCAATGGACGAAGAGAGTGTATTTGGATGGGCAGAACGTGAAGTTGGATTTGAGGAGATTTCGAAAGCGGTTGGTTCAGGCATATGAGCATTCCATTTTGAAAAGAGGAAGGTGGAGAGATCGCCGTCAACAATGGTAG
- the LOC131225840 gene encoding kinesin-like protein KIN-14L, translating into MEDACRIPLHDSHLASRRAEEAALRRFQAAEWLETLVGPIGLPCQPSEPEFLSYLRNGLFLCNAINKIQPGAVPKVVENHSSSTTAESQPLPAYQYFENVRNFLLAVKELKLPAFEASDLERDTLEAGSAAKIVDCILALKSYHEWKQLGSGNGSWKYARSPMVSHLAGKIHSHVAASSASDACRRLDMLATSEKQQLAETETLMHGDTLVKVLAGCLFDSKENIDQNLLVSFRHGNQDSCKLLIKMLSSCSLEQLLNKYPKLQSASKDFLVEANSSFASSISVPLENSSAVRTDKCCHSRLKTGDCNHWSILEAQEKDLLELKDLLLRAKEDFKTLQLQLQSDLIQLGSQVQGLSTAALGYHRVVKENRDLYNTLQDLKGNIRVYCRIRPAFGIGIRSTVDFIGDNGSLIIVDPLKPQKDSHKFFQFNKVFGPAATQEEVFRDTRPLIRSVMDGYNVCIFAYGQTGSGKTHTMCGPSSGSSKDMGINYLALDYLFQISCNRKDVMRYEVRVQMVEIYNEQVRDLLAEDASTTKLEIRNGVGNGGLNLPNANMHLVQSTMDVLNLMKLGEMNRVVCSTAANNRSSRSHSVVTVHVQGKDASGAVLRSCLHLVDLAGNERVDKSEVTGDRLKEAQHINRSLSCLGDVIAALAQKNSHIPYRNSKLTQLLQDSLGGHAKTLMFAHVSPEADSYAETISTLKFAQRVSTVELGAPRLNKESKDIRELKEEIEGLKKALARKEGETTFSSYKPKELRSPIGNSNLKSDRTPPRPRRLSIENPSIVKSVLLANSEDKKVSKSFSKLKIRTERSPTRLRRLSLEGPNSGKKIRFPIKKSEDDAEANSSGSENCNSIGSGSAVTQVFSHHSSIPRNTASQAQRTKTESRMRIPLQLPKTPELPSSRKLDPNATENEPGVGSKSQLSNSSTSRKGSQIRKSLQTIGKLINGSERRNRQDPLETCSPIYSKSNINDGKAANTRLLRRQSLTGGLDSSRRSSLGGKSTDSCPNGVRNATTPPPVLPSTGATKRWL; encoded by the exons ATGGAGGATGCTTGTAGAATCCCTCTCCATGATTCTCATTTGGCTTCAAGAAGAGCTGAAGAAgcag CTTTGAGGAGGTTCCAAGCTGCTGAATGGCTCGAAACCCTGGTGGGCCCCATCGGCCTCCCCTGCCAGCCATCGGAGCCTGAATTCCTCTCTTACTTACGAAACGGTCTCTTCCTCTGCAATGCCATTAACAAGATCCAACCTGGAGCTGTACCCAag gtTGTTGAGAACCATTCATCATCAACGACTGCCGAATCCCAGCCGTTGCCTGCTTATCAGTACTTTGAGAACGTCCGGAACTTTCTGCTCGCCGTCAAGGAATTGAAGCTGCCTGCTTTCGAAGCTTCCGATCTTGAAAGG GATACATTGGAGGCTGGATCAGCAGCCAAGATTGTTGACTGCATTCTAGCCCTCAAGTCCTACCATGAGTGGAAGCAGCTGGGTAGTGGGAATGGATCCTGGAAGTATGCGAGATCTCCAATGGTTTCACACCTGGCTGGGAAGATACATTCACATGTTGCTGCGTCGAGTGCCTCGGATGCTTGCAGGCGTTTGGACATGTTGGCCACGTCTGAGAAGCAACAGCTTGCCGAGACTGAAACCCTGATGCACGGAG ATACGCTGGTCAAGGTGCTTGCTGGCTGTTTGTTTGATTCTAAGGAGAACATTGATCAAAACCTTTTGGTTTCTTTTCGTCATGGCAATCAG GATTCATGCAAGTTGTTGATTAAGATGCTTTCAAGCTGCTCTCTGGAACAACTGCTAAACAAGTACCCCAAG TTACAATCAGCTTCTAAAGATTTTTTGGTGGAAGCAAATAGTTCGTTTGCTAGCTCGATATCTGTGCCGCTGGAAAATTCCTCTGCAGTTAGAACTGATAAG TGTTGCCATTCACGCTTGAAAACGGGTGACTGCAACCATTGGAGTATTTTAGAGGCACAAGAAAAAGATTTACTG GAACTGAAGGATTTATTGCTAAGGGCAAAGGAGGACTTCAAAACTTTACAATTGCAACTTCAAAGTGATTTAATTCAATTGG GAAGCCAAGTTCAAGGGCTTTCGACTGCTGCTCTTGGATATCATCGAGTAGTAAAAGAGAACAGAGATCTTTATAACACACTTCAGGATTTGAAAG GGAATATTCGAGTGTACTGTAGAATCAGGCCTGCATTTGGAATTGGAATTAGAAGTACAGTGGATTTCATTGGAGACAATGGCTCGCTGATCATTGTAGATCCTCTGAAGCCACAAAAAGATTCACATAAATTCTTCCAGTTTAACAAGGTTTTTGGACCAGCTGCTACTCAAG AGGAGGTATTTAGGGACACTCGACCTTTAATCAGGTCTGTCATGGATGGCTATAATGTATGCATTTTCGCCTATGGTCAGACAGGATCTGGCAAAACACACACTATG TGTGGTCCATCGAGCGGATCTAGTAAGGATATGGGAATCAATTATCTGGCTCTCGACTATCTCTTCCAGATATCTTGTAACAGGAAGGATGTTATGAGATATGAGGTTCGCGTTCAAATGGTGGAAATTTATAATGAACAAGTCAGAGACCTTCTTGCAGAAGATGCATCAACCAC CAAATTAGAGATCCGGAATGGTGTGGGCAATGGTGGGTTGAATCTTCCAAATGCTAATATGCACCTCGTGCAGTCCACCATGGACGTTCTTAATCTGATGAAACTGGGTGAGATGAACCGAGTTGTTTGCTCGACTGCAGCAAACAACCGAAGCAGCCGTTCACACAG TGTCGTGACGGTCCATGTGCAAGGCAAAGATGCATCAGGAGCTGTCCTTCGGAGCTGTTTGCATTTGGTGGACCTTGCAGGAAATGAGAGGGTGGATAAATCAGAAGTAACAGGAGATAGGCTAAAAGAAGCACAGCATATCAATCGGTCCCTTTCCTGTTTGGGAGATGTAATTGCAGCCTTGGCTCAGAAAAATTCCCACATACCCTACAGAAATAGCAAACTTACGCAACTCCTGCAAGATTCCTTAG GTGGGCATGCAAAGACGCTAATGTTTGCTCATGTGAGCCCGGAAGCAGATTCATATGCTGAAACAATCAGCACTTTGAAGTTTGCACAAAGGGTGTCGACAGTTGAACTTGGGGCTCCTCGTTTGAACAAAGAAAGCAAAGACATCCGTGAACTCAAAGAAGAG ATTGAGGGCCTCAAGAAGGCTTTAGCAAGAAAGGAAGGGGAAACCACATTCTCGTCATATAAACCAAAGGAACTGAGATCACCCATTGGGAATTCAAACCTTAAGAGTGATCGCACTCCCCCTCGGCCTCGACGATTGAGCATTGAAAACCCAAGCATTGTAAAGTCTGTGCTGTTGGCGAATTCAGAGGACAAAAAGGTGTCTAAATCCTTCAGTAAACTGAAAATCAGAACAGAGCGTTCTCCAACCCGTCTTCGAAGGTTGAGCTTGGAAGGCCCGAATTCTGGGAAGAAGATCCGATTTCCGATTAAAAAATCAGAAGAT GATGCAGAAGCGAATTCTTCTGGGAGTGAAAATTGTAACAGCATTGGCAGTGGCAGTGCTGTGACTCAAGTTTTTTCTCATCACAGTTCTATTCCTAGAAACACAGCTTCTCAGGCCCAAAGAACAAAAACAGAGAGCAGAATGAGAATTCCGCTCCAACTACCAAAAACTCCCGAGTTGCCAAGCTCAAGAAAATTGGATCCCAACGCGACAGAAAATGAGCCTGGTGTTGGAAGTAAATCCCAGCTGTCCAATTCAAGCACCAGCAGAAAAGGATCTCAGATAAGAAAATCACTTCAGACGATTGGGAAACTAATCAATGGCTCCGAGAGAAG GAATCGTCAGGATCCGTTGGAAACATGTTCTCCTATCTACAGCAAAAGTAATATTAATGATGGGAAGGCAGCCAATACAAGGTTGTTGAGGAGGCAATCACTGACCGGTGGATTGGATAGCTCTCGAAGATCTTCCCTAGGTGGGAAGTCAACTGATTCCT GCCCAAATGGAGTTCGGAATGCGACGACGCCCCCACCCGTCCTCCCATCCACCGGAGCGACCAAGCGATGGTTGTGA